The following coding sequences lie in one Oncorhynchus masou masou isolate Uvic2021 chromosome 20, UVic_Omas_1.1, whole genome shotgun sequence genomic window:
- the LOC135506714 gene encoding ecto-ADP-ribosyltransferase 4-like isoform X2 — MKYLAGVLLLLATMFTTVNSAECQCRCDEERLDTELSSVDDRYPTCRDEMMGNITEGDLLTRERQASPSFSTAWSQAERCNVTVANLTNLHVTALTLYTNTYNRTFPLIFDVEARSMGPDANVYRRYFLFKSLHFLLTDALRLLIGREETEAEAEQNGKGCLLVYANSRRGDNLRGEVGDQVRTGHFVLASTRRYSSSFDLTIRTCHGHLLPRLHSHHCRSSSGLNVLVPPYELFRVVAVKKVPNKWRGALTWHFYLESIGTMTNLNCAMTSAM; from the exons ATGAAATACTTGGCAGGAGTCCTGTTGCTCTTGGCAACAATGTTCACTACAGTCAACAGTGCAGAG TGCCAGTGTCGGTGTGATGAGGAGCGGTTGGACACGGAACTGAGCTCGGTGGATGACCGCTACCCTACGTGCAGGGATGAGATGATGGGGAACATCACCGAAGGCGATCTGCTGACCAGGGAACGCCAGGCCAGCCCTTCTTTTTCCACCGCCTGGTCGCAAGCTGAACGCTGCAATGTGACGGTGGCGAACCTCACCAACCTCCATGTCACAGCGCTGACCCtctacacaaacacatacaacCGCACCTTCCCTTTGATCTTTGACGTGGAAGCTAGATCTATGGGCCCCGACGCCAATGTTTACCGCCGGTACTTCCTGTTCAAGTCCCTCCACTTCCTGCTGACCGATGCCCTGCGGCTCCTGATAGGGCGGGAGGAGACGGAGGCAGAGGCGGAGCAGAATGGGAAGGGCTGCCTGCTGGTGTATGCTAACAGCAGGCGCGGGGACAACTTGcgaggggaggtgggggatcaGGTGCGCACTGGGCACTTTGTCCTGGCATCCACGCGGCGGTACAGCTCCAGCTTTGACCTGACCATCCGGACGTGCCATGGGCACCTGCTGCCCCGCTTGCACTCACACCACTGCCGCTCTTCTTCAGGCCTCAATGTGCTGGTGCCACCCTACGAGCTGTTCAGGGTGGTGGCAGTAAAGAAGGTACCTAACAAATGGAGAGGGGCTCTGACATGGCATTTCTACCTGGAGTCTATTGGCACTATGACCAACCTCAACTGCGCTATGACTTCTGCCATGTGA
- the LOC135506714 gene encoding ecto-ADP-ribosyltransferase 4-like isoform X1 yields MKYLAGVLLLLATMFTTVNSAEQCQCRCDEERLDTELSSVDDRYPTCRDEMMGNITEGDLLTRERQASPSFSTAWSQAERCNVTVANLTNLHVTALTLYTNTYNRTFPLIFDVEARSMGPDANVYRRYFLFKSLHFLLTDALRLLIGREETEAEAEQNGKGCLLVYANSRRGDNLRGEVGDQVRTGHFVLASTRRYSSSFDLTIRTCHGHLLPRLHSHHCRSSSGLNVLVPPYELFRVVAVKKVPNKWRGALTWHFYLESIGTMTNLNCAMTSAM; encoded by the exons ATGAAATACTTGGCAGGAGTCCTGTTGCTCTTGGCAACAATGTTCACTACAGTCAACAGTGCAGAG CAGTGCCAGTGTCGGTGTGATGAGGAGCGGTTGGACACGGAACTGAGCTCGGTGGATGACCGCTACCCTACGTGCAGGGATGAGATGATGGGGAACATCACCGAAGGCGATCTGCTGACCAGGGAACGCCAGGCCAGCCCTTCTTTTTCCACCGCCTGGTCGCAAGCTGAACGCTGCAATGTGACGGTGGCGAACCTCACCAACCTCCATGTCACAGCGCTGACCCtctacacaaacacatacaacCGCACCTTCCCTTTGATCTTTGACGTGGAAGCTAGATCTATGGGCCCCGACGCCAATGTTTACCGCCGGTACTTCCTGTTCAAGTCCCTCCACTTCCTGCTGACCGATGCCCTGCGGCTCCTGATAGGGCGGGAGGAGACGGAGGCAGAGGCGGAGCAGAATGGGAAGGGCTGCCTGCTGGTGTATGCTAACAGCAGGCGCGGGGACAACTTGcgaggggaggtgggggatcaGGTGCGCACTGGGCACTTTGTCCTGGCATCCACGCGGCGGTACAGCTCCAGCTTTGACCTGACCATCCGGACGTGCCATGGGCACCTGCTGCCCCGCTTGCACTCACACCACTGCCGCTCTTCTTCAGGCCTCAATGTGCTGGTGCCACCCTACGAGCTGTTCAGGGTGGTGGCAGTAAAGAAGGTACCTAACAAATGGAGAGGGGCTCTGACATGGCATTTCTACCTGGAGTCTATTGGCACTATGACCAACCTCAACTGCGCTATGACTTCTGCCATGTGA